The following are encoded in a window of Methanobrevibacter sp. V74 genomic DNA:
- a CDS encoding glycosyltransferase family 2 protein produces the protein MKVSVVTPNYNGEKFLKTFFASLNDDFEYIGEVVIVDNGSSDNSLDFIKNNSFNFPVRIIENSENLGFSPAVNQGIREAKYEYIFSLNNDTEVKEGSIKALVDLMSSDDKIFSAQAKMLQYSNKDLIDDVGDEYNLLAWTKKRGENHKSTEFSEVCEIFSACAGAAMYKKSLLGKVGMFDDNFFAYMEDVDLAVRSRINGYKNVLCPNAIVYHIGSATSGSRYNEFKVKLAARNNVWVVYKNLPIPLKIANFIFLFLGFLIKYIFFIKKGFGSAYLAGIREGLSTRGKIKKVKFKSSNAKNYFKIEYRLIINTFKFIKK, from the coding sequence ATGAAGGTTTCTGTAGTCACTCCGAATTATAATGGGGAAAAATTCCTAAAAACTTTTTTTGCATCGCTAAATGATGATTTTGAATATATTGGCGAAGTAGTTATAGTGGATAATGGATCCAGCGATAATAGCCTGGATTTCATTAAAAATAATTCATTTAATTTTCCGGTCAGGATAATAGAGAACAGTGAAAATTTAGGTTTTTCGCCGGCGGTCAATCAAGGAATCCGTGAAGCTAAATATGAATATATATTTTCCCTGAACAACGACACTGAAGTTAAGGAAGGTTCAATTAAGGCTTTGGTTGATTTAATGTCTAGTGACGATAAAATATTTTCCGCCCAAGCAAAAATGCTTCAATACAGCAACAAAGATTTAATCGATGATGTTGGAGACGAGTATAATTTACTTGCATGGACTAAAAAGAGAGGAGAAAATCACAAATCCACAGAATTTAGTGAAGTTTGTGAGATATTTTCAGCCTGTGCGGGAGCTGCAATGTATAAGAAATCATTATTGGGTAAAGTTGGAATGTTTGATGATAATTTCTTTGCTTATATGGAAGATGTGGACCTTGCAGTTAGATCAAGGATTAATGGGTACAAAAATGTTTTATGTCCAAATGCGATAGTATATCACATTGGAAGTGCAACAAGCGGGAGCCGTTATAATGAATTCAAGGTAAAGCTAGCCGCTAGAAATAATGTTTGGGTAGTTTATAAAAATCTGCCAATACCATTGAAAATTGCCAACTTCATATTTTTGTTTTTGGGATTTTTAATAAAATATATATTCTTTATAAAGAAAGGCTTTGGTTCAGCTTACCTGGCAGGCATTCGCGAAGGTCTATCCACTAGAGGCAAAATCAAAAAAGTCAAATTCAAATCATCCAATGCGAAAAATTATTTTAAAATAGAATACAGACTAATAATCAACACTTTCAAATTTATTAAAAAATAG
- a CDS encoding glycosyltransferase, giving the protein MDNYKVSVIVPVYNASKYIGNTLNSIVSQDFDDFEMIVIDDGSTDNSLKIINETLKDCRIPHKVIHQENAGVSVARNRGIDGADGDYLVFVDADDYISQNHLSSLYNGKTDFSLTLYAKKELDELKSIDTYSKDLITAHEFIEMELNMQITFNFFQLMYKSDIIKDNGIKFTPGIVYGEDTEFAHKALNYGGEIAINNNVTYYYVQHPNSAINTTDYRRFDIVKVFENLAEFYKNNNKQEFSDLIITSRIPKAIFGNMNFFFHKGYDFDEVMGKMKELNLFEKLSEYEGDSKFKLKIRLFLLNPKLYYKMWMKLKNSI; this is encoded by the coding sequence ATGGATAATTATAAGGTTAGTGTAATTGTTCCAGTTTATAATGCTTCAAAATATATAGGCAATACTTTAAATTCAATTGTTTCTCAAGATTTTGATGATTTCGAGATGATTGTCATAGATGATGGCTCAACTGACAATAGCCTGAAAATCATTAATGAAACTCTAAAAGACTGCAGGATACCGCATAAGGTCATCCATCAAGAAAATGCCGGAGTCAGCGTTGCAAGAAATCGGGGTATTGACGGTGCAGATGGGGATTATCTGGTTTTTGTTGATGCAGACGATTATATTTCACAAAATCACCTTTCAAGTTTATACAATGGCAAGACAGACTTTAGTTTAACATTATATGCTAAAAAAGAGCTAGACGAATTAAAAAGTATAGATACTTACTCAAAAGACTTAATCACAGCTCATGAATTTATTGAAATGGAATTAAATATGCAAATAACCTTTAATTTTTTCCAACTGATGTATAAATCAGATATAATTAAAGATAATGGCATTAAATTTACACCTGGAATTGTTTACGGTGAAGACACGGAATTTGCCCATAAGGCTCTCAATTACGGAGGGGAAATCGCCATCAACAATAATGTTACTTATTATTATGTCCAACACCCTAACTCAGCCATTAACACAACTGACTATAGACGATTTGACATTGTAAAAGTTTTCGAGAATTTGGCTGAATTTTATAAAAATAACAATAAACAAGAATTTTCAGATTTAATCATAACCTCAAGGATTCCAAAAGCAATATTTGGAAATATGAACTTCTTCTTTCACAAGGGTTATGATTTTGATGAAGTGATGGGAAAAATGAAGGAATTAAATTTGTTTGAAAAACTATCTGAATATGAAGGGGATAGCAAATTTAAATTAAAAATAAGGTTATTCTTATTAAATCCAAAATTATATTATAAAATGTGGATGAAATTAAAAAATTCAATCTGA
- a CDS encoding CDP-glycerol glycerophosphotransferase family protein, with product MSYLKHRLYGLLFRLFRYTYVEPNRISFIMDSRESFKGNLEYIKREFERKGDYDFHFFYKDKLSYSSLQKLAGSRYIFLNDNFFALAFMEFKPKNIIVQLWHAPGASKKFGGSVDIKSRGILRKISEKTDYLIVTSRNIVEYYGEAFQISKTKIKPLGLPRMDYYFENHDADQLKSDFCSKYDVSSDKKIILYAPTFREEAKYNNVFTYLDLEKFNQELGDDYILALKLHPKIRNFYGKDISANGQYIDVSDYESEQELMLISDILITDYSSIMIEYSVLDKPTVFFTYDLDDYLANERGFYYDFETTVPGPIVHTSDELIDVIKDGDFDKSRISEFVKMQFDEIDGHSSERIVNYLLNRGR from the coding sequence ATGTCATATTTAAAACATAGACTCTATGGTTTACTCTTTAGATTATTTAGATATACTTATGTTGAGCCAAACAGAATTTCATTTATTATGGATTCCCGCGAATCTTTTAAAGGTAACTTAGAATATATTAAAAGAGAGTTTGAAAGAAAAGGCGATTATGATTTTCACTTTTTTTATAAGGATAAGTTATCCTATTCTAGTTTACAAAAGTTAGCAGGTTCTAGATATATATTTTTAAATGACAATTTCTTTGCATTGGCTTTTATGGAATTTAAACCTAAAAACATCATTGTCCAATTGTGGCATGCTCCGGGAGCATCTAAAAAATTCGGAGGATCTGTTGATATTAAAAGCAGAGGCATTTTAAGGAAAATTTCTGAAAAAACTGATTATTTAATTGTTACTTCTCGAAATATTGTGGAATATTACGGTGAAGCATTTCAGATATCCAAGACCAAAATCAAGCCTTTGGGCCTTCCAAGAATGGACTATTACTTTGAAAATCATGATGCAGACCAATTAAAATCGGATTTTTGCAGTAAATATGATGTGTCTTCAGATAAGAAAATCATTCTCTATGCTCCGACTTTTAGGGAAGAGGCCAAATACAACAATGTCTTCACTTACCTTGATTTGGAGAAATTCAATCAGGAATTGGGGGATGATTATATTTTAGCTTTAAAACTTCATCCTAAAATCAGAAACTTCTATGGGAAGGACATATCAGCTAATGGGCAGTATATTGATGTCAGCGATTATGAAAGTGAGCAGGAGCTGATGTTAATCAGTGACATTCTGATAACTGATTATTCTTCTATAATGATTGAGTATTCGGTTTTAGATAAGCCTACTGTCTTTTTCACTTATGATCTAGATGATTATTTAGCCAATGAGCGCGGTTTTTACTATGATTTTGAAACTACTGTTCCGGGACCGATTGTTCATACTTCCGATGAACTAATTGATGTAATCAAAGATGGTGATTTTGATAAAAGCAGAATATCAGAATTTGTTAAGATGCAATTTGATGAAATTGATGGCCATTCATCTGAGCGAATTGTTAATTACTTGTTAAATAGAGGAAGGTAA
- the rfbB gene encoding dTDP-glucose 4,6-dehydratase, with protein sequence MTNILVTGGAGFIGSNFVRYMVNKYSDYHIINLDALTYCGNLENLKDIENKNNYSFVKGDIGDKSIVDELVKKSDYVINFAAESHVDRSINNPEIFIKSNVLGTQVLLNAAKEHGVDKYIQISTDEVYGTLGKTGYFVESTPLQPNSPYSASKAGGDLITRAYFETFDLPVNITRCSNNYGPYQFPEKLIPLMISNTLEDEKLPIYGDGKNIRDWLHVHDHCTAIDLVLHDGKLGEVYNVGGNNEKENIYIVKLILETLGKDESLIEFVSDRLGHDRRYAIDSSKIQQELGWVPEYSFELGIKETIQWYLDNQDWTAQVKSGQYMEYYEKMYGGG encoded by the coding sequence ATGACAAATATTTTAGTTACCGGCGGAGCAGGATTTATCGGAAGTAATTTTGTAAGATATATGGTTAACAAATACTCTGATTATCATATTATAAATTTAGATGCTTTAACTTATTGTGGAAATCTTGAAAACTTAAAAGATATTGAAAATAAGAACAATTACTCATTTGTTAAGGGGGATATCGGAGATAAATCTATTGTTGATGAGTTGGTTAAAAAATCTGATTATGTTATTAATTTTGCAGCTGAAAGTCATGTTGACAGAAGTATAAATAATCCGGAAATCTTTATTAAATCTAACGTATTAGGCACACAAGTACTTTTAAATGCAGCAAAAGAACATGGTGTCGATAAATATATTCAAATATCCACTGATGAAGTTTATGGAACGCTTGGAAAAACAGGATACTTTGTAGAATCTACTCCTTTACAACCGAACAGCCCATATTCAGCTTCTAAAGCCGGTGGGGATTTAATTACAAGAGCTTACTTTGAAACTTTTGACTTGCCTGTTAATATTACTCGCTGTTCTAATAATTACGGGCCTTATCAGTTTCCTGAAAAATTAATTCCGTTGATGATTTCAAATACTCTTGAAGATGAGAAATTGCCTATTTATGGGGATGGAAAAAACATTAGGGATTGGTTACATGTCCATGACCACTGTACAGCTATTGATTTAGTTTTACATGATGGTAAACTTGGTGAAGTTTACAATGTTGGTGGTAACAATGAAAAAGAAAATATTTATATTGTCAAATTAATTCTTGAAACTTTAGGTAAAGATGAATCTTTAATTGAATTTGTTAGTGATCGTTTAGGCCATGATAGACGATACGCTATTGATTCAAGTAAAATTCAGCAAGAATTGGGATGGGTTCCGGAATACTCTTTTGAATTAGGTATTAAAGAAACTATTCAGTGGTATTTGGATAATCAGGATTGGACGGCTCAAGTTAAAAGTGGTCAATATATGGAATATTATGAAAAGATGTATGGGGGTGGATAG